The Steroidobacteraceae bacterium genomic interval CGTCCACCGACGCGCGACCGGCCCTCGAGCACGCGAACGCGCGCGCCAAGCTCCTCCAGGATCAGTGCGGCATTGAGGCCGGACAGGCCGGCGCCGATGACTGTGACATCGACGGGGGTCGTTTCAGTTGTTGCGGACCATAGGTTGCCCGCAAAAGGCGCAAGGCTTGCAGCGGCGATCGATTTGCATGCATCGCGACGTGATAGTCGCGCCGGGGGAGACATGAAGCTACTCCCGCGCTGTCGTCTGCGGCCGGGTTTCGCGCTCGAGATACAAAAGCAGCGACTGCCTGTCATCTGCGCCCGGAATGCCCATGAAGGTCATGGTCGTGCCGGGAACGACTTCGGAGGGATGCTGAAGCCATGCATCCAGTTTTTCCATGGTCCAATTCCAGTCCGCCGCACGAAGTCCGGCCGAATAGTTATAGCCAGGGACGGTGGCTGCTTTGCGATCGATGATCGCAGCGAGATGAGGTCCGATCTTGTGCTCATCGGCGATCGAGTCGGTGCGGTGGCAGGCGCGGCATTGGGTGATGAAGAGCAATTTGCCTCGGCGCAGCGCTGCGTCGTTGTCATTCGGGGCAGGCTCGACACTGTGGACCGTGTTTGCGGTCAAGGCTCCAAGGATGGTCAATATCAATGCCGGGTAGATGGTTCGCATGGGCAAATTCGACTCTTTTTCGGTGCGGAGTGCAATTAGCGGGACGCGGTCGCGGCCAACTGGCGGGCGACCTGTTCGAGACGGATAGCCGGGACAGCTTCGAGAAACTCGCGGGTGGCGCCGGCCACCTCGTGCGGGGCCTCGAGTGGCGGATAGTGACTGACGTCATCGAGATAGACGACTCGCTTGCTGTCCGAACCGACGCGCGCCGCCAGCAATTCGGCCGTGGCACGCGGCAATACCGGATCGCGGGCGCCCCAGAGGATCAGCGTCGGTGCGCTGACGGCGGCCAGGAATCGCCTGACTTCGGCATCGCTTTTCATGATCGCCGTCATGCTAGTGAACTGCGTGGCGCCGGGGCGACGATTGAGGTCGAAGTACTCATCCACCAACGCGGGTGTCACGCGCTCCCGGCGTTCGAAGTGCGCCCGCAGAAAGTCCTGCCAACAAGTGCGCGACCAGGGTCGTGATTGCATGCAGGTTGCGATGGACCAGCGCAGCAGGAGCGGCAGGCGCTGTCGTGCCGCATTGTTGTCAACGGGTGCAGACGGCGGGACATTCGAGAGCACCAGCGCTGTCGTTCGCTGCGGATAGGTCGCCGCGAATCGATAGCCAATGATGCCGCCGCTCGAAGTGCCCAGCAGCGCTGCCTTGTCGACGTGCAAGGCATCGAGAAAATCGGCAAGGAATTGTTCGGGACTCAACGCGAAGCCTTCAGGTACGGCGCCCGACAGTCCTGATGGCGGCTGGTCATATCGAATAATGCGGAACCGATCATCTAGCTCGGCCGTCACATCATCGAACATGCGCAGGCTGCCAAACGAACCGTGCAACAGCACCAGCACCGGGCCGTCGCCGTCGTCGCGATAATTCACCCGGACGCCGGCTACGACGATCTGTCGGGAACCATGGCCGTACTGGCTGCGCAAAGTTTCGTAGTCGCTCGGCGCTGCGCTGCGGCGTGCGGCAATGAAATTGCCGACGACCAGGGCGCAGGCGCAAGCCAGCGCGAGGAGCGACAGCAGGACCCATTTCCTTCGACTATGAACTGGCACGGTCAGCTGCCACGTGCGATTGATTCAGGTCATCGTCGAGCCTGTCGGCTTCGGAGCGGCGCGATTCGAGCAGGTCTTCGGCGTTGAGGCGATACCTCACGATGGCCAGCAGGCTGATCAGCATGGCAATCGCCGGGATGACCGCGAACCCAATGTAGATGGCCTGGATCGCACTGTCCGATTGTGCCTGCAGCCCACCGGATCTGGACTCGACATAGCCCATGGCACTCATCAGGATGCCAACGCCAGCGATGCCGGCGGCGGCGGATATCTTGTCCAGCAGGCTCGTGATGCCCGCAAAAGCGCCTTCGCGGCGCAGACCGGTCTGTATATAGTCGAAACGAATGGCATCTGAAAGCATGGAATAGGCGAACAGGATCAATCCGGCCGAAAAGACGCCGGTAACTAGCGCTCGCGCAACCAGCAGCGCATACGCCTCGCCTGCTCCGGCGCTCAGCCACGTCAAATGGGCAAGACCGAACCCGAGCATCGCGACCGCATAGCAACGCTTCTTGCCGGCGCGGCGCGCGGCGCGCAGCCAAAGCGGCATCGACGCGAATACGCCGATGGTTGCGAGCAGATAGTAGTTCCCCAGCCAGTTGTCGGTGCGCTGGAGAACGTAACGCGAGAAATAGGCATTCGTCACCGAGGTCGTTGCGGTGCCTATCAATACGAATATATGGGCGAGTGCCAGCATTCGGAATGGCTGGTTCTGCCAGGCAAGCCGCAATTGCCGCCCGAAATCCCGGAGGCGCAGCCGGTCCTTGTCCTGCATCGTCGTGCGTGGTGCGTTGAGCAGCATGACCGTTGCAGCTACGCCAGCCAGGGCAACGACCGTGGCAACAACGACCGCGACCTTGATATGACCCGATCGATCTGCGCCCCAGTGGGCCAGCAGCCAGGTGGGCAGCGTCGAGCCGACCAGCAGACCGACGGTGTTGCCAATCACACGATAGGACATCAACGTCGAGCGCTCGTGATAGTCATTGGTGACTTCAACCACCATGGCCATGCCCGGAATCGTCAGGGCTGTGTAGGCAGAAGCATGTACGACCAATATCAGCGCAACGTAGAGCCAAAGTCCGGGGCCTGACAGCGAACTGGGTGCGGCGAAGAGCAGCACCACGGTGATCGCCATCAACACGCTGCCGATCAGCAGGTAGGGCAGTCGTCGTCCGATCGGCGAGCGGGTACGGTCGCTTGCAGCGCCGAGCAGGGGATCGAGTATGCCGTCGTAGATCTTGACGACGGCAAAAAGCAGGCCTGCGACGGATGCCGCCATTGCGAGATTGTCCGTGAAGTACCGTAGCGCGAGGACAGTCACGATATTCATCCCGGCGGAGTGCGTCAGCGACGCCAGCACGAATGCAAGACGGATCTTCTTCGGCGATCCTTGCCCTGTCATGGCGACTGTCCCGGCGGCACCAGTTGATTGGGCCAGCCCGTGAATGCATCGCGAATCGATGGCCAGTCTTTCGGTGCAAAAGCAACGCCGATCGTGCGCAGGGCGTCGGTCCCGGTGATCGCGGTGGCATGGCCGCTGCCATGGGTGTCGAGAAGGATCAGTACATCACCCGCGACCAGCGCCACGCGGCTCAAGTCGCCGGCGGTGACGCTGATTTCCATGCAGCCGCCGAGCATCATCGTGAGCCCGGCCACTGGGGTGTTATGCGCGGCCTGGGTGACACCGGGGTCGCACTGGAATGGTCGCCAGCCACTCGCCGGAAGCAGCTGGGCGAGGGAAGGTGGCGGGTGGGCGATCTCGAGGACGCAGATGCGCGTCGCGCCATCAGTCGCCGTGACTACCCCATAGATGCTCATCGAACGGGATCATACGGCAAGTGCCACTGCGGCGAAGGTCTGCCTCAGGTGATGGACGCCTGGTAGATCGTCTCGATGGAGTGATCGAGCTTCGCGTCGAACTCGGCGTCCGACTGTTTTGCCGACAGACCTTCGGCCAGCGCGCGCGAAAAACTCGCGACCATGCGATGGTTTGCGGCAAGGCGACGGTTGGCTTCATCCTGCGAATAACCGCCGGACAGCGCGACGACGCGAACGACGTTGCGGTGCTTGATGCAGTCCATGTAGAAGTCGGGTTCCTCAGGCAGGGTGAGCTTCAACATCACGAGCTGCTTCGGCTGCAGGCGATTGAGTTCGGCAAGGAGGGCAGTGCGCAGCAGCGCCTCGGCCTTGGCCTTGTCCGGGCAATGAATGTCGACTTCGGGCTCTATGATGGGCACCAGTCCGGCGGCGATGATCTGCTTGCCGATCTCGAATTGCTGTTTGACGACGGCCTCGATGCCGGCCGCATTGGCCTGCTTGATCACCGAGCGCATCTTGGTGCCGAAGATCCGTTTGGCTTTCGCGCGCGCGAGCAGTGCATCGA includes:
- a CDS encoding c-type cytochrome — protein: MRTIYPALILTILGALTANTVHSVEPAPNDNDAALRRGKLLFITQCRACHRTDSIADEHKIGPHLAAIIDRKAATVPGYNYSAGLRAADWNWTMEKLDAWLQHPSEVVPGTTMTFMGIPGADDRQSLLLYLERETRPQTTARE
- a CDS encoding alpha/beta hydrolase, which produces MPVHSRRKWVLLSLLALACACALVVGNFIAARRSAAPSDYETLRSQYGHGSRQIVVAGVRVNYRDDGDGPVLVLLHGSFGSLRMFDDVTAELDDRFRIIRYDQPPSGLSGAVPEGFALSPEQFLADFLDALHVDKAALLGTSSGGIIGYRFAATYPQRTTALVLSNVPPSAPVDNNAARQRLPLLLRWSIATCMQSRPWSRTCWQDFLRAHFERRERVTPALVDEYFDLNRRPGATQFTSMTAIMKSDAEVRRFLAAVSAPTLILWGARDPVLPRATAELLAARVGSDSKRVVYLDDVSHYPPLEAPHEVAGATREFLEAVPAIRLEQVARQLAATASR
- a CDS encoding MFS transporter — protein: MTGQGSPKKIRLAFVLASLTHSAGMNIVTVLALRYFTDNLAMAASVAGLLFAVVKIYDGILDPLLGAASDRTRSPIGRRLPYLLIGSVLMAITVVLLFAAPSSLSGPGLWLYVALILVVHASAYTALTIPGMAMVVEVTNDYHERSTLMSYRVIGNTVGLLVGSTLPTWLLAHWGADRSGHIKVAVVVATVVALAGVAATVMLLNAPRTTMQDKDRLRLRDFGRQLRLAWQNQPFRMLALAHIFVLIGTATTSVTNAYFSRYVLQRTDNWLGNYYLLATIGVFASMPLWLRAARRAGKKRCYAVAMLGFGLAHLTWLSAGAGEAYALLVARALVTGVFSAGLILFAYSMLSDAIRFDYIQTGLRREGAFAGITSLLDKISAAAGIAGVGILMSAMGYVESRSGGLQAQSDSAIQAIYIGFAVIPAIAMLISLLAIVRYRLNAEDLLESRRSEADRLDDDLNQSHVAADRASS
- a CDS encoding fructose bisphosphate aldolase encodes the protein MSNFDQQLDKVKNAPGFIAALDQSGGSTPKALGLYGIGKDEWSNDDEMFALVHKMRSRIITSKSFSGRRILGAILFENTMDRDIAGKPTADYLWDVKNVVPFLKVDQGLAGEADGVQVMKPMPGLDALLARAKAKRIFGTKMRSVIKQANAAGIEAVVKQQFEIGKQIIAAGLVPIIEPEVDIHCPDKAKAEALLRTALLAELNRLQPKQLVMLKLTLPEEPDFYMDCIKHRNVVRVVALSGGYSQDEANRRLAANHRMVASFSRALAEGLSAKQSDAEFDAKLDHSIETIYQASIT